TTATGACCTCAATATGACAATCAACAGGTCTCAcgtggccacttcctatttcatgtcctaaatattgAACAGTAGTTTTTCCAAATTCACACTTTGCAAGGTTTATCGTAACATTGAACTCTAATAACCTCTTAAAAACATCATACTTTTTTTATGTGATCTTCCCAGGTTTCTCCAACTATGATAatgtcatctaaataaacaaatacaccttCGAGATCCTTTAAGATATAATTCATTTGACGTTGAAATGTCAGAGGTGCATTACATAAACCAAATGGCATTACCTTATAGTTATAAAGTCCATGGGGTGTAACAAATGCAGCAATATTCCTACTGTTTTTGTCTAACTCAATTTGATAGTATCCtttcaataaatcaattttacttaaaaaaggaaACTTTGCTACATTATCAATTATATCTTCTACTCTGGGCATGGGATATGAATCTTTTATAGTTACATTATTTACCTTTCGATAGTCTGTACACATTCTTGCACTTCCGTCAGGTTTGTCGACTAGAATACATGGGCTAGCCCATTCACTATGGCTTTCCTCTGCTAGTCCGTGTTTCAGCAAATAAGCAACTACGGTCTTTAACTGTTGTTGTTGCCTCTGACATTCTGTACGGACGCTGACTTATTGGAGTCTCCTCTCTCAACCTGATTTTATGCTGTACTCCTTTTATCCTTTTTGGATGGTCTGAAAACAGatctgaaaagtttttaataagcACTTTAAAATCCTGCTGCTGTTCAtcagataaatgaatacataatttactaaatttttcataatccctcaaatactcagtattttttatcctaacttcaaattctccttcaacatctttttcatcatcctcttttgcaattgacaacactccactggattcattataccttttcaacttgttaatatggaaagttttaACTTTCCTTCGTCCTGTAGGAAATTGAATTCGATAGTTATCACTCACTTTTTCTTTCACCGTGCAAGGTCCTATATACTTCTGGTTAAAAACCTTACCAGATGTAGGGAGATACACTAGAACCTTGTCTCCGATGTCGAGTTCACGTTTTGCAGCCTTTTTGTCGTAGTTTCTTTTCATCCCTTCTTGTACCATTTCGAGATTCTCATGTGctactttccatattttctttattttttccttcatttcttgtaaagtgatagaattcttttcatctgaaatcaattgattttttatcaCCTCCATGGGCGACCTTACCTGATGGACATATACTAACTGAAAAGGAGAATACCCCAACGATGAATGTACGCTATCACGAACGGCAAATAGCAACATTGGTATGAAGACAtcccattccttttcattttcacaacagtacgtgcgaagcatggttttgaaggttcgatgaaatcgttcgaccactccttggctctgtgggtgataaggagatgataAGCAATGCTTAATATTCTGACAGGCTAAAAATGATGCAAACTTTTTAGACGTAAAGTTGGTTCCTTGGTCAGTTTGTACTTCTTTTGGCAAACCAACCAGCGAGAAGAACTTATTAAGCGCTTCTATTATCTTATCAGCACTCACAGTTCTTAAAGGAATAGCTTCTGGAAATCTGGTAGCACTACACATAATTGTCAGCAAATACTCGTTGCCTTTACTAGACCTAGGAAGAGGTCCCACACAATCCAAAACCAGTCTTTCAAAGGGTTCACCTGGAACTTCAACGGGTTGCAATGGCACCACTTTAGGGTCATGTTGAGCTTTGCCTACTTTTTGACATAAATCGCAATTTTTACAATATTCACTACAATCTTTGTGCATCTTAGGCCAATAAAAATACCTCAATAATTTCTCATAAGTTTTGTTTATACCTAAATGACCAGAATAACTACTGTCATGAGCAATACCTAGAACAAAATTCTTATAACTATTTGGAATAATCACTTGTTCTACAACATCATTAACATTTCTACTCTTAAACTTCATTAGGATTCCATCCTTAACAAAGTAACACTTGCCTTCCTTCTCGatatcatttatatcaacaaggGCATTATCTCTTATTACCTTCAAATTCTCATCTTCAATTTGAGATTTAACAAATTCTTCCTTATTAACTTTCAGCATTCGCAAAGGAGTACTGACTTTACTTGTGTTTCTGGACTGTCTTTAAACAAGTTTTGTAAATCCAAACAGTCGTCATCCTTTACCTTTCCTTCGGTACTCTTACTTCTTGTAGTAACTGCACAAGCAGGAAATATGTTTGGAAATGTACATTCAACTTCTGTAATAGATGAAGAATTAGAGGGTTTTTCTGTCAAAATTGGATTACTGCTACCAAAAACTTTGTTTCCACATAAATCATTTCCAAGAATTAACTCTACTCCCGACACTGGGATTTCTCTCACCAAAGCAATTTTAACAAAACCCGAAATTAACGGAGTTTCCAACTTTACTTCTACTAATGGAGCCGAGAATTCAGGACCAAACCCACGCAGAAGTACATACTCTCCAGTATCCTTCCACTGGTCATACATATTTCTTACCATTACAGACTGTACCGCTCCGGTATCTCTTAACCACCTTACTTACTTTTTTTCAACACAAGGGAGGTGTAACCAACCTTCTCCCATAAAAGGGTCATACAATTCAGTACCTTTGGATTTGGTACTCTCTTCAGGAAGtgccattctattttcttttacattagtctCAACATAACCAACATTATTAACATTTTGAACACAATTGTTACCCATTTTGTAACCAATATTCTCATCaacattacatatattattatcaatgctattgTTACCGTACCTCTTACCTGGCCTAAGGGGAGAAGCAAACAAACAAGGACTAATGTCACCACATGCTTGCGGTTGATTTAACAATGCAATAGTATTTTCAGGTTTATGATCATCCTTCTTAGAATGTACAGgtttatctttaactttatttaCCACTTGAATTGGACGGTTTTCTGTGCGATGTGGACAACTCCTACTGATGTGTCCTGGTTTGCCacaactgaaacatacaaaatctcTAAAATTTTCGCCTACATTTTGATAACTGGGTGTAAACTGATCATTTCcactggatcctgcttttccagcactaACACTAGGACCATAACTATTTTGACTTGCCCCTCTAAAACctctattaaaggatttattatAAACTCCCCCTGATGATACCTGTGAACTCGTAGTCTTACCTTGTGCCTTGTAATTTTGACGCTCTTCCCACACTCTGTTCCTTCCAATTTTAGGAGTGACGTCAGTATGATACAGCTTATGGGTCAATGCGTAATTATCAGACAACCTAGTGGCTTCATCCACATTATCTACATCACGTTCATCCAAATATGttttaataagtggattaataCCATCCTTGAATTGCTCAAGCAAGATAAGTTCCTGAAGTTTACCGAAATCACCATTAACTTCTCTGGCATTTATCCACCTATCATACCACAGGCGTTGTTCCCGTGCATACTCCATATGAGTGTGACCATCTCTTTTTATCCAGCTTCTGAACTTCTCTCTATACCTCTCAGGCACCCATTCATAAGCTTTCAAAACCTCAGATTTAACTCTCTCATAATCCTTAGAATCATCCAAAGATAAGGCAGCAAATACTTCCCTAGCCTTTCCTCGAAAAGAGGTTTGAACCAACGTGCTCCACGACGTTCTCGGCCATTCACGCTGTTCTGCTACTttctcaaattgtaaaaaaaaagaatctacttcATTCTCAACAAAAATGGGTACACTTTTACTGCGTTGTCTACCTGAAATGACTTTAGTGCTACTTTGGACTTTCCTTCAACTTCAATTTTCTTTATCTCTAGTTCTATTCTCTTTTGCTCAACCTCAGCTTCTAATCTTTTAAGTTCTACAGCTTTCTCATTTCCCAATCTAACTATTTGCAAATGAATCTGCATCTGCTCAACACTCATCCCTTCATAAACAAGTTTAGACTTTTTTGGTTTGACCTTAAGTGACTTGGTTTTTTCACGTACGGCTTTGGCACCTTCCTCTTCACTTTTACTATCCtctgtattattatcactagcacttTGCTGGCTATCAGCTTCTTCCTTTTCCCAATTCATTAGTAACAACGCTTCCTTATCAGACAAAATTTCTAAAGTCATTAGCGCCTCACTTACTTTATTTGAGatttcttgcttccttgcagatTCTGATACTTCTACATTATAGTACCTAGCTAGAACAATCCAGTCTATTTTAGTTATACCTTCTAACTTCTCACCACTAGGACTACGTATGAAATCTTTCAAATCAAACATCTTTAATAACCTGCTCAAAATAACACAGCAAGACAAATATAGCGCTAACACTATCACAACTCTCCCCCCTCTTTAAAGTATATGGAAGTGCTAAAAAGCAATTAACAGTAGGGATACGTAATTTAACGGTTGGCAAAAATgagctaacaccgaggataagttaatagggatacgttcgggtttcgttcgacaggcccccatgtaacataagaaaacaaaatctcttatactaaggatttacgagcagaatatatcaggaaacagtgataacccataataacttaaaatgtactttaataacaattagtaaagaaattaaagacacaaacagaacattaaaccaataacaaacgcattacacaacagcacttcatcaagactactaatcactaatttctgcagtttaccgtataatacccaagtcgcaaagctttacataatcacaacatataatacactgtagtaacatcaaacagttagtggcaaccaacgttacatcccacaagaaaacgtccaaatggataaacaatacattaccatatattccttaaaaacttgatacacttattatcacttgtttgttgcgactccgccgaaaatcaccgttgtggggctttatatactcgactcacgctagacatccatgtactaaatataatttttcggtacattatccttggcgactactgactacgccaagcggtactgccatctgttgtctagtgtacacattttttatgcaaatatcaatTTCCAAACTTTTCTGCATTTTTATACTCAATAAAACatattcctttatttatatatctatctatctatctactgtagctatctttatatatatatatgtatactgtatatatatatatatatatatatatatatatatatatgtgtgtgtgtgtgtgtgtatagatatatatacatatttatacacacacacacatatatatatatatatatatataaattatatatatatatacacatatatatgtaaatatatatgtatatatatatatatatatatatatatatatatatatgtatatgtatagacatatatgtatatatacatatatatttacatatatatgtgtatatatatatatatatatacatatatatatgttatgtaaatatatatatatatatatatatatatatatatgtatatatatatatatatatatgtatatacatatgtatatcgacttttatgtttcttcgtggctaaatggtaagtcACCGTTCATGCCAAGTTCCCTGATTATGTTTCGATTTccggctggccagaagctattgtctttgagtggttccgccttgggtcactgatcccgaggtcgataagagaatc
The DNA window shown above is from Palaemon carinicauda isolate YSFRI2023 chromosome 37, ASM3689809v2, whole genome shotgun sequence and carries:
- the LOC137629190 gene encoding uncharacterized protein codes for the protein MASYENAVNVVKGVVHRHNQQTYISQTHSYWVGLLLLKMFDLKDFIRSPSGEKLEGITKIDWIVLARYYNVEVSESARKQEISNKVSEALMTLEILSDKEALLLMNWEKEEADSQQSASDNNTEDSKSEEEGAKAVREKTKSLKVKPKKSKLVYEGMSVEQMQIHLQIVRLGNEKAVELKRLEAEVEQKRIELEIKKIEVEGKSKVALKSFQKVAEQREWPRTSWSTLVQTSFRGKAREVFAALSLDDSKDYERVKSEVLKAYEWVPERYREKFRSWIKRDGHTHMEYAREQRLWYDRWINAREVNGDFGKLQELILLEQFKDGINPLIKTYLDERDVDNVDEATRLSDNYALTHKLYHTDVTPKIGRNRVWEERQNYKAQGKTTSSQVSSGGVYNKSFNRGFRGASQNSYGPSVSAGKAGSSGNDQFTPSYQNVGENFRDFVCFSCGKPGHISRSCPHRTENRPIQVVNKVKDKPVHSKKDDHKPENTIALLNQPQACGDISPCLFASPLRPGKRS